A single genomic interval of Malania oleifera isolate guangnan ecotype guangnan chromosome 13, ASM2987363v1, whole genome shotgun sequence harbors:
- the LOC131145929 gene encoding ethylene-responsive transcription factor RAP2-4-like produces MDCTEITKIPSQPYHPNSENHTKEHHQTKNFQNDGEKQNLRKIPKALNGCSNGRKFTGVRQRPSGRWVAEIKDSSQKLRLWLGTFDKPEEAALAYDAAARFLRGRNTKTNFPADFAKCSLLGKNPKLYELLQQAVMKKNHAGFAAVLNSLKPPWESQNREGETPDPVDLDGLVGEPGVCALSSEDGLGWYGFREEDELGRLSVGGSKVYSSVIVAPSFSSTTMTKQLWKHHGS; encoded by the coding sequence ATGGACTGCACAGAGATCACAAAAATCCCATCACAACCCTACCACCCCAATTCTGAAAACCATACCAAAGAACACCATCAAACCAAAAATTTCCAGAATGATGGAGAGAAACAGAACTTGAGGAAAATCCCAAAAGCACTAAACGGCTGTAGCAATGGAAGAAAGTTCACTGGGGTAAGACAAAGGCCCTCAGGAAGGTGGGTTGCTGAAATCAAAGACTCCTCACAGAAGCTGAGACTCTGGTTAGGGACTTTTGATAAACCAGAGGAGGCTGCTTTGGCTTACGACGCTGCTGCCCGGTTTCTTCGAGGCCGAAACACGAAAACCAACTTCCCTGCAGATTTTGCAAAGTGCAGCCTGTTGGGAAAGAACCCAAAGCTCTATGAGCTTCTCCAACAAGCGGTCATGAAGAAGAACCATGCAGGATTTGCTGCTGTTCTCAACTCCTTGAAACCTCCCTGGGAAAGTCAGAACAGAGAAGGAGAAACTCCGGACCCGGTCGATTTGGATGGGCTTGTTGGAGAACCCGGAGTCTGTGCATTGAGCTCGGAAGATGGGCTTGGGTGGTATGGCTTCCGAGAAGAAGACGAGCTCGGTCGACTCTCGGTTGGTGGTTCTAAGGTCTATTCTTCTGTCATTGTGGCTCCTTCCTTTAGCAGTACTACAATGACAAAGCAACTATGGAAGCATCATGGTTCATAA